The stretch of DNA CAAGTCGTCGCAAACAGCAAGTATTCCATACACACTAATGGGATAGGAGAGCCCAGAGCTTGATAAACGCATCGAAAAGAACTGTAGCATCTGTTGCGGTGTGCGATATCCAAGAGTTGATGCAGCTGCAAACATACATTAGGAACCAAAGTGAGTTGTTAAGCAGACAGCACAAAGACAGATTACTAGGAACGAGTGGCACTTGCTGGTAGAAGTATCATGGGTCTTGTAAAGACTGTGGTAGCAGTACCCGCCATCCATGAAGCATAGAGATGTTGTGGGAGAGAGCAGTTTCATAGGAAAAGGAGGCAAAGTAGTAAAATCGTCGTGGTCCTCCCGGGCCAGAATGTCATCAAACAGTTTCGAGTATTCTCCCATCTGCTTGCAGTAGCTCTCAATCCATTCCAGCTCAATTTCCTCTGCTTCGCTCTCAGGATAGAGCTTTCCTGGAGAATCATTGTGTCATAGATCGGCAGATGATCTGTGGGTGGTTACGAGTTTTGTTTTCAACTGAATAGATAATTAGATACCTGGGCAGATTATCTTCGTGTTTGGGCTTTTGTCCTCGTAAACGACTTGAACATTGCagttgtcgtcgtcgtcgtcatcatcatcatcatcgctatCGACTACTTCATTCCCTGAAGAATTAGTGTAGAATTCCGGGGGGTTAACTTAAACATAGTTGAAATTTCGGGGAAATTGAATCTAGATGTATAAATAGGTAACTGGGCAATCTTTCTCCTCCCCGTCAATCAGTCGGCCATCGCCCTCTTTCCAGTCGCTCCAGTCTGATTCGCTCTCCTCGCGTGGGAACTTGAGGTCCAGGGCATGCCAGGCAATCTGACCAGGATCTGAATATGCGCAATTACATCAAAGTAATTGATCAACTCAAACAAGATCCATCCAAAACCTTCCCGATGGAGCGTGCATAAAGTGAAGGAGTGTGCAAAGCATACGCACCTGCGACCATGCGCGCCGGCTGGTCATGGGGGTCGAGTTCGACTACATCCACCTCCTCCAGCGAATCATGGAGATCCCCTAGGTCCTCCGTGGAAGCGTAGGATGGAGTGGGAGCAcggcgagggagcaggcaagccggatcctCCGTGGAAGGGCTGGGGTAGCGGGAGGCGTGAAACGAATCCACTGTTTCCCCTGATCCCCGGCAGAATCGCATCTCCGTTGACGACATCGCAACGCGAGGGGTTCCCTTGGCGGCGGCGCGTTGGGTCGTGAACAAGACGAGGGTGGCTGTTCTTTTCCTTATATTAGGTATATACTAGGAAATATGACCGTGCGATTGCAACAGGAAGAACAAATGGCCATATAACTCAATAATCATGATTTATAACCCTCTACTCCCACACACACATAGGTCATTCAGGACTTTTTTTCAGTATTACCCCATCAGTTCTGACGCTTATCCTCTTTCCATTGAGTTCAATATTGGATCTATTTTTGATAAATCGAATTCAGCACTCTCAAAAAAGAGAGAGATAGTTCTTATAAATAAAGTAAATAAAAACCAACTAAGTATGATTAAGTAATCGTGTTAGCTAACAATAGAATTAGGTAAATTTTGATGCGGGGATATATCTAAACGATAAAAAATAAGCATTGACATACTCTAAATATTCAAAAGGTAAATGTTCAAAACACATATTCTTTTACATTGATTTACTGAAAAAATATGTATTTTTGGAAACGGAAGGAGAAACTCTAAGACCTAAAAAGCTATGGAGAGGCAAATCACTTACATGAGTATAGCACTATAGATGCAAAGACTCAAGTAGAATCTACAATAGCATATCCATTTTCACTACAATAAATAAAGATTTGAGATGTACATTTACAAATCCTATATGCGATCCACATACCAATATGATGATATATTAAGTTTGCTCATAGAGCTTTTTGAGAGCTCACGTGCATAGTACCTATTCAAATGAGTGTCCTAGTATACTCCTTAGAGAACAAAATGAATATAAGCTTACATATTTTTTACTAACATAGCAACCATGGGAAAACCATATACCACCCATTGCATCAAGAAAGAACTATTGCAGATCACCAAAAAATCATATTGAAATGGCCATGATCCCAAATATAAAACTGTAAGATGTCAATAATGTATGCAGATTTATATTCCTCTATATATTTTCATTATCCCTCTCATTGGAATATAAGATGATGTATAATTTAGCGTGTATATGAGCAAAGTTAGAAAGTAGCCAGCTATAAAATATTGGTCGGAAATATGGATCGGGTATTAAAACGCAAGACATGCTCCACCTCTTAATCAATTCATTTCATTAAGCCATTTAGCCTAGCAAAAAACCACATCAAGTGTCATGAGTAGAATGAGGAAGATAGATGGACAATGCTACATTTTATAAAAATATTAATCTCGCACAAAACCGCCTACATGTAATGTAATTTTCGTCCATAAACGGCGACCGTAAACAATTATAAATCGACGGAAATTAGTACAGCAAATCTGTAATCTTGTCATCTTTGTGATGCACAACCAAATCTAAAGCTTGCTGAGGAGGGTCGTTATGATGCTTCTTGGCTAGCTTTCTACGTAGCGAAGGTTCAGTATAGATTTTAGCCCAGCCATGATGGTTCTGTTAGGAACGAAATAGGCAACTGGGAGGCTGAGATGCTTTTTTTGCGCGAGGGGGGGGGGTGCTGAGATGCTTACACACCATCAACATAAGATACTTGCTAATAAACTACATCTACCATGGGTAACATTCAAATTCCTAAAATCAGTGTGTATTCTGTAGACTTGATTCCCCCTAAAAATATGACAAACATCCACACCTCTAGACACTTCTTTCTTCTCTGAAATATCTGAAAACATACCAAGATCTGATTATAGAATAAATTTTTATGATCTGTCAAATAAGAAATTCGCATGAATATACATGAtaaaactgaaatctccattgttGATTTCTAACAACACAAAATTTGAGTCACACCTCAAATCTTCAGGCATTGGTGGTCGATTGTCGGCACAATCATAAATTAGCTAGAACCTTGTCGTGCAAATTATCAACAGAAAATGGGACTTCCTTTATCTATTGAAGGGTTACTGGATTCTGTATCCATCTAATATCCTGAAAATAGGAGGTTGCTGGGGATCTCTGCATGAATCAGAACCTGCTCCAAAGCCTGTTGTACAGTGATCCTACGATCAAATACGTGTACATGACAGTAATCCACAGCTGGCTGGCGTAACAAAATCAGTCTTATCTTGACTCATGATTCATGAACGGAGGCATAGTTGATTCATAAATTGAATAATTAGATCGAGGATTCTTCAGATGACCTAATTGCCTTGTCTTGGAGAACTGAAGAAACAAAAGAAACGTTAGTTATGAATCTTTAGCTTACATAATTGCTTCACGGATTATTCATGGGGAAAAGCTTTAGTCTGGCACCCCGGCCGTAGTACACCAAAACAACAACCTGGGTGACATGCTGGCAGCATCGTTGACCGATGAGATTGTGCGATACATAATTGTGGATTTATTGATTAGAGGAGCACGTACCTAAAGCGAGTACTGTTGTTGCTATTGTTTCCAGCAATGATGCCATGGAGCCCCGCATGTCCCCTGATTCAGATCGGCCACGCAAGGCAGCATCCTCATTGTTCAAGGACTTCACATGTAGCCTCTTTGGGAGGTAGCCAACCCTCTCGCCTGGCAACTGCACAGAACGCCGCTGGCCAGATCTCGCTTAGGTCCTGCTGGTGCTACCCGAGGTTGTACGGGGTGAGACCGAACAACTTCATGTCAGGTATGGCTCTGAACGTCATGAAAGC from Triticum urartu cultivar G1812 chromosome 3, Tu2.1, whole genome shotgun sequence encodes:
- the LOC125543266 gene encoding uncharacterized protein LOC125543266 isoform X2 — its product is MSSTEMRFCRGSGETVDSFHASRYPSPSTEDPACLLPRRAPTPSYASTEDLGDLHDSLEEVDVVELDPHDQPARMVADPGQIAWHALDLKFPREESESDWSDWKEGDGRLIDGEEKDCPGMK
- the LOC125543266 gene encoding uncharacterized protein LOC125543266 isoform X1 produces the protein MSSTEMRFCRGSGETVDSFHASRYPSPSTEDPACLLPRRAPTPSYASTEDLGDLHDSLEEVDVVELDPHDQPARMVADPGQIAWHALDLKFPREESESDWSDWKEGDGRLIDGEEKDCPVTYLYI